Proteins encoded within one genomic window of Glycine soja cultivar W05 chromosome 1, ASM419377v2, whole genome shotgun sequence:
- the LOC114407588 gene encoding uncharacterized protein LOC114407588 — protein MAGRNKRERLLTEALNNLVQVMANQGGGGGATMYHGLDRFQRNNPPTFKGGYDPEVAEAWLRQIEKIFRVMECLDHQKVLFAPHMLADEAEYWWENTCPRLEGAGGAVVPWGTFRQNFLEKYFLEDVKNRKEMEFLELKQGSMMVAEYAVKFENLVRYFPHYQGEAGERSKCVKFFNGLRPKVKMMVNYHGIHNFAQLTNMCRIFDEDQWEKAAFYKNANASHGKEKKPMTHSHAKPYSAPPGKYGNHSGGQRTSGRHHLAGGSSQPVNKVSQPVGRGGGGTPATPTMPTRCAKCGRMGHFARECPDSDVTCFNCRGKGHLSTSCLHPRREKMSGSLNNQNGRPKTTGRVFALSGADVAQSDDLIQDSF, from the exons ATGGCTGGGAGAAATAAGCGAGAACGACTCCTTACTGAGGCCTTGAACAACTTGGTGCAAGTTATGGCCAATCAGGGAGGCGGTGGAGGAGCAACTATGTACCATGGTTTAGATCGCTTTCAGAGGAACAACCCACCTACCTTCAAAGGGGGTTATGATCCTGAGGTTGCTGAGGCTTGGCTGAGGCAGATTGAGAAGATCTTCCGGGTGATGGAATGTCTAGACCATCAGAAGGTGTTGTTTGCTCCTCACATGCTAGCAGATGAGGCGGAGTATTGGTGGGAGAACACTTGCCCACGTTTGGAGGGAGCAGGTGGTGCTGTTGTCCCATGGGGAACCTTCAGACAAAATTTTCTGGAGAAGTATTTTCTAGAAGATGTGAAGAATAGGAAGGAGATGGAGTTCCTTGAGCTAAAACAAGGGAGTATGATGGTGGCAGAGTATGCAGTGAAGTTTGAGAACCTTGTAAGGTATTTTCCTCATTATCAGGGGGAAGCTGGGGAAAGGTCCAAATGCGTGAAATTTTTCAATGGCCTTCGACCAAAAGTAAAAATGATGGTAAATTATCACGGTATTCACAACTTTGCACAATTGACTAACATGTGTAGAATCTTTGATGAAGATCAGTGGGAGAAGGCTGCTTTTTACAAGAATGCCAATGCTAGTCATGGGAAAGAGAAGAAGCCGATGACTCACAGTCATGCTAAGCCATATTCTGCCCCTCCTGGGAAATATGGTAACCATTCTGGAGGACAAAGGACTAGTGGAAGACATCACCTAGCTGGTGGGAGTTCTCAGCCAGTTAACAAAGTGTCTCAGCCTGTTGGTAGAGGTGGTGGTGGTACTCCTGCTACACCTACTATGCCAACCCGGTGTGCTAAGTGTGGTAGGATGGGTCATTTTGCTCGTGAGTGCCCTGATAGTGATGTGACTTGTTTCAATTGCCGAGGTAAGGGCCACCTCAGTACCAGTTGCTTACATCCGAGgagggagaagatgagtggaagtTTGAATAACCAGAACGGACGACCAAAGACCACAGGGAGAGTGTTTGCTCTTAGTGGTGCTGATGTCGCACAGTCTGATGATCTCATTCAAG ACAGTTTCTGA